From Musa acuminata AAA Group cultivar baxijiao chromosome BXJ3-8, Cavendish_Baxijiao_AAA, whole genome shotgun sequence, one genomic window encodes:
- the LOC135644054 gene encoding aspartic proteinase nepenthesin-2-like has product MRAIQVFLPLVMAMILMAVPRASSAFSGLRVELTHVDSNGNFSKFELLQRAALRSSRRMARLTTRAMKAAASANEVQAPVHAGNGEFLMDLAIGTPSLAFPAIIDTGSDLIWTQCKPCDECFSQPTPVFDPSSSSTYTNLPCSSNLCQALPTFTCGASSCEYLYSYGDSSSTQGVLASETFTFGTENSTAVSGVAFGCGDTNQGSGFSQGSGLVGLGRGPLSLISQLDLGKFSYCLTSLDDSKKSPLLFGSLADLTASAAASAIQSTPLVQNPKHPALYYLSLKDISVGGNRLQIPSSTFAVQEDGSGGLIIDSGTSITYLEVGAYRRLKKAFLSQMQLPVADGSEIGLDLCFLAPSASSSVEVPKLVFHFDGADLHLPAENYMIMDSSDGSLCLTIMPSSGLSILGNFQQQNLQILYDLKSKMLSFVPSQCDQL; this is encoded by the coding sequence ATGAGAGCCATTCAAGTCTTCCTTCCTCTTGTCATGGCCATGATCCTTATGGCTGTTCCACGGGCCTCTTCTGCGTTTAGCGGCCTCAGAGTAGAGCTAACCCATGTGGATTCCAATGGCAACTTCTCCAAGTTTGAGCTGCTCCAACGAGCAGCACTTCGCAGCAGCCGCAGGATGGCACGGTTGACGACCCGGGCCATGAAAGCCGCGGCATCTGCCAATGAGGTCCAAGCTCCGGTCCATGCCGGCAATGGTGAGTTCCTCATGGACTTGGCCATCGGCACTCCGAGTCTTGCATTCCCGGCCATCATTGACACCGGCAGCGACCTCATATGGACGCAGTGCAAGCCCTGCGACGAGTGCTTCAGCCAACCCACTCCCGTGTTCGATCCATCGAGCTCGTCGACCTACACGAACCTTCCATGCTCGAGCAACCTGTGTCAGGCTCTTCCTACCTTCACGTGCGGTGCTTCCAGCTGCGAATACCTGTACTCTTATGGCGACTCCTCGTCGACTCAAGGTGTTCTCGCTAGCGAAACCTTTACCTTTGGGACTGAGAATTCAACCGCAGTCTCTGGCGTCGCCTTTGGCTGCGGCGACACCAACCAAGGCAGTGGGTTCTCGCAGGGCTCCGGTCTCGTCGGACTCGGCCGAGGACCGTTGTCGTTGATATCACAACTCGACCTGGGGAAGTTCTCCTACTGCCTCACCTCCTTGGATGATTCAAAGAAGAGCCCCCTTCTGTTTGGCTCACTGGCTGATCTCACCGCAAGTGCAGCTGCAAGTGCGATCCAATCCACACCACTGGTGCAGAACCCTAAACATCCAGCCTTATATTATCTCTCCCTGAAAGACATCTCGGTTGGCGGAAACCGTCTACAGATTCCGAGCTCGACCTTCGCGGTGCAAGAAGATGGATCCGGTGGCTTGATCATAGACTCCGGCACCTCCATCACTTACCTGGAAGTGGGTGCGTACAGGAGGTTGAAGAAGGCGTTCCTGTCCCAGATGCAGCTCCCAGTTGCCGATGGTTCTGAGATCGGTCTCGACTTGTGCTTCTTGGCCCCGTCGGCATCGTCGTCGGTGGAGGTTCCAAAGCTGGTGTTCCACTTCGACGGTGCCGATTTGCATCTGCCGGCGGAGAACTACATGATCATGGATTCAAGCGACGGTTCGCTTTGCCTAACGATCATGCCGTCGAGTGGCTTGTCCATCCTCGGCAACTTCCAGCAGCAGAATCTACAGATACTCTATGATCTGAAGAGTAAGATGCTGTCGTTTGTTCCAAGCCAGTGTGACCAACTGTGA